In the genome of Deltaproteobacteria bacterium, one region contains:
- a CDS encoding flavodoxin family protein, with protein sequence MKKCAIIYWSKTKNTEKVAYAIKQGLESTGADVVIMKPEAAEDINYYDYDLLCIGFPSYQWHPPEPMDAFLKNKFSEYSKQGRVKLGAPKVPGKNTLIFMTFSGPHTGINEAIPAGKHAGQFFEHLGFTILDEWYVPGEFHGSEERSTKGRLGDLRGRPNEEDLKKIRQDAARLLEGL encoded by the coding sequence ATGAAAAAATGTGCGATCATCTACTGGTCGAAAACCAAAAATACGGAGAAGGTGGCCTATGCTATTAAACAAGGCCTGGAATCAACCGGCGCGGACGTGGTAATTATGAAGCCCGAAGCGGCGGAAGATATCAATTATTATGATTATGACCTCCTGTGCATCGGTTTCCCCTCCTATCAATGGCATCCGCCTGAGCCGATGGATGCCTTTTTAAAGAACAAGTTCAGCGAATATAGCAAGCAAGGGCGTGTGAAACTTGGCGCACCCAAAGTTCCGGGTAAAAACACCCTCATTTTTATGACCTTTTCCGGGCCCCATACCGGAATCAATGAGGCCATCCCTGCAGGCAAGCATGCCGGTCAATTTTTTGAGCATCTGGGTTTTACTATTCTGGATGAATGGTATGTGCCAGGTGAATTTCACGGTTCGGAAGAACGCAGTACCAAAGGCCGACTCGGTGATCTTCGCGGCCGCCCTAATGAAGAAGACCTGAAAAAAATAAGGCAGGATGCGGCCCGTTTGCTCGAAGGCTTATAA
- a CDS encoding NAD-dependent deacylase, translating to MDQTKELDREKLVEAQETILQAGYVVALTGAGMSVESGIPPFRGPGGLWTKHGEPPMDGFQRFLADPKKSWEERLNPTGPMVELRKALEKSAPNPGHIALADLEKMDILKALITQNVDNLHKAAGSSNVLEIHGNYTLLRCLDCNTRYKREEISLEALPPKCPKCGGIIKSDGVAFGEPIPPDVLQRCQEESSRCDCMLVIGTSATVYPAAAFPQQIMRQGHPVIEVNLYESELTPFCKISLHGPSGEIMPKLVEIIKQKN from the coding sequence ATGGATCAGACCAAGGAATTAGACAGAGAAAAATTGGTTGAGGCTCAGGAAACCATACTACAGGCTGGATATGTCGTGGCGCTGACCGGTGCAGGCATGAGCGTTGAAAGCGGCATCCCTCCCTTTCGCGGTCCGGGAGGCCTCTGGACAAAGCATGGGGAACCGCCGATGGATGGCTTTCAACGTTTTTTAGCTGACCCTAAAAAGTCCTGGGAAGAAAGGCTGAATCCGACCGGACCCATGGTTGAACTGAGAAAGGCGCTTGAAAAATCAGCCCCGAATCCAGGACACATTGCCTTGGCTGATCTCGAAAAGATGGACATTTTAAAGGCCCTCATTACCCAGAACGTGGATAACCTTCACAAGGCCGCGGGAAGCTCCAATGTCTTGGAAATTCATGGGAACTACACCTTGCTTAGATGCCTCGACTGTAATACGAGGTATAAAAGGGAAGAAATATCCCTTGAGGCCCTGCCGCCCAAGTGTCCGAAATGCGGTGGAATCATCAAGAGCGATGGAGTCGCTTTTGGTGAACCCATACCCCCTGATGTCTTGCAGAGGTGCCAGGAAGAATCTTCAAGATGTGATTGCATGCTCGTCATCGGCACTTCAGCCACCGTCTATCCGGCCGCCGCTTTCCCGCAGCAGATTATGAGGCAGGGGCACCCTGTCATTGAAGTTAATCTCTATGAAAGCGAGCTCACGCCCTTCTGCAAGATCAGCCTTCACGGGCCATCCGGGGAAATCATGCCAAAGCTGGTTGAAATAATAAAGCAGAAAAATTGA
- a CDS encoding alpha/beta fold hydrolase, protein MPEVIRTPDEKFKDLELYPFEPNWFDWQGIRMHYVDEGPKEASVMLCMHGMPTWSYLYRRMIPPLVDAGYRCIAPDCIGFGKSDKVIDDDWYSIERHCRSITDLIQHLDLTDITVFCQDWGGPIGLRQAVDMPDRFSRLVIMNTWLHHAEYQYTQALVNWNHYWQPGNMLAENQITGQIFFNYYNRIIGREVDDAIVKAYDAPFDGDATKAGPRQFPRSLPFARPDRGNAVIQTLCFDALNKWTKPVHFIWGPRDDVFTTEWGRQWASTFPQATFDEIEGAGHFLQESHGEKVVEILLKRLAEE, encoded by the coding sequence ATGCCGGAAGTGATCCGAACCCCAGATGAAAAATTTAAGGACTTAGAGTTGTACCCGTTCGAACCCAATTGGTTCGATTGGCAGGGTATACGGATGCATTATGTTGACGAAGGCCCAAAAGAAGCCTCAGTTATGCTCTGTATGCATGGAATGCCAACCTGGAGTTATCTATATCGGCGCATGATTCCACCTCTTGTAGATGCGGGCTACCGATGTATTGCTCCTGATTGCATCGGTTTTGGCAAGAGCGATAAGGTCATTGATGATGATTGGTACAGCATTGAACGCCACTGCCGGTCAATAACCGACCTGATCCAACATCTCGACCTAACCGACATTACGGTTTTCTGTCAGGATTGGGGCGGCCCGATCGGTCTGCGCCAAGCCGTAGACATGCCTGATCGGTTCAGCCGTCTTGTGATCATGAACACCTGGCTCCACCACGCCGAGTATCAATACACTCAGGCGCTTGTCAACTGGAATCACTACTGGCAACCCGGTAACATGTTGGCGGAAAACCAGATAACTGGTCAAATTTTTTTCAACTACTATAACAGAATTATCGGTCGTGAGGTGGATGACGCCATAGTGAAAGCCTATGATGCGCCGTTCGATGGAGATGCCACCAAGGCCGGACCAAGACAATTTCCTCGGTCTCTCCCCTTTGCCCGTCCGGATCGAGGCAATGCGGTTATCCAGACTCTATGCTTCGATGCCCTTAATAAATGGACCAAACCGGTTCACTTCATCTGGGGCCCCAGAGATGACGTATTCACTACCGAGTGGGGCAGGCAGTGGGCGTCCACTTTTCCTCAGGCCACGTTTGACGAGATTGAAGGTGCAGGCCATTTCCTGCAGGAAAGCCATGGGGAGAAGGTTGTCGAGATTCTTTTGAAGCGTCTAGCCGAGGAATAA
- a CDS encoding DUF169 domain-containing protein has translation MSNLNDYQQAGQTLYDRLHLASMPVAIKYIKDVSEIPDDKIMRPSARGEEWSLCQGFTYARRWGWNVAMTGDDNFCVPSTASHGWEDISEEDRFESQVRQGWHRDEEAEKRLQNFTRGLFGENADLRKEYTGFIVSPLPKSIVVPDTVLIYGNGEQITHIIQALVYDGRNFPTSSYWGFGESCMKGGLIPFLTQVPQIVIPGTGDRTFSGVFDYEIAIGLPGSLIFEVSANLFKAGGRLNMGMPVKTLLARGIKAKLTPGFDYLRKKLEKSKAT, from the coding sequence ATGTCAAATTTGAACGATTACCAACAAGCTGGGCAAACGCTCTATGACAGGCTCCACCTGGCAAGTATGCCGGTGGCTATTAAGTACATCAAGGATGTTTCTGAAATACCGGACGACAAGATCATGCGGCCCTCGGCCCGGGGGGAGGAGTGGTCCTTGTGCCAGGGTTTCACTTACGCCCGCCGTTGGGGTTGGAACGTGGCCATGACCGGCGACGACAACTTCTGTGTCCCCTCCACAGCCTCTCACGGTTGGGAAGACATCTCCGAAGAGGATCGCTTCGAGAGTCAGGTCCGGCAGGGCTGGCACCGAGACGAGGAAGCAGAAAAGCGGCTGCAGAATTTCACACGGGGATTGTTCGGGGAAAATGCGGATTTAAGGAAAGAATATACGGGCTTCATTGTTTCCCCTTTGCCCAAATCTATCGTTGTTCCTGATACGGTTCTGATTTATGGCAACGGAGAGCAAATAACACACATCATCCAGGCCTTGGTTTACGACGGCCGGAATTTCCCGACTTCCTCCTATTGGGGTTTTGGGGAATCATGCATGAAGGGCGGTTTGATTCCTTTTTTAACCCAGGTACCGCAGATTGTTATTCCCGGGACAGGGGACCGGACATTTTCAGGTGTGTTCGATTACGAGATCGCCATCGGCCTGCCAGGTTCATTAATATTTGAAGTTAGCGCCAACCTATTCAAAGCCGGTGGACGTTTAAACATGGGTATGCCCGTGAAGACCCTTCTGGCCAGAGGTATCAAGGCCAAGCTAACCCCTGGCTTTGATTATCTACGAAAAAAATTGGAAAAAAGTAAAGCCACTTAG
- a CDS encoding flavodoxin, protein MKVLVTYFSQTGNTEKIATAIYEEASQANEAELKKLEDVSAGDLAGCDFIFIGSPIHASNLAGPIKEFLSGIQAGSSQKMAGFITHFAPAYPEQALDKYTEPITTACQEKGIEYKGSFDCQGALTESLHEMVKKRQNLTDEQWEGMVKQMTGHPNEEDVAKAKEFVKNVLA, encoded by the coding sequence ATGAAAGTTTTAGTTACTTATTTTAGCCAGACCGGAAATACGGAAAAGATCGCCACGGCCATCTACGAGGAAGCATCCCAGGCTAATGAGGCCGAGCTGAAAAAACTTGAAGATGTCAGTGCCGGTGATCTGGCTGGATGTGATTTCATCTTTATCGGCTCGCCGATCCACGCCAGTAATCTGGCCGGACCGATTAAAGAATTTTTAAGCGGCATTCAAGCAGGTTCAAGCCAAAAAATGGCCGGTTTCATTACCCATTTCGCCCCAGCCTATCCGGAACAGGCCCTGGATAAATATACAGAACCTATAACCACCGCCTGCCAGGAAAAAGGTATTGAATACAAGGGCTCTTTCGACTGCCAAGGGGCTTTGACTGAATCTTTACATGAGATGGTAAAGAAGAGGCAGAATTTAACTGACGAGCAGTGGGAAGGCATGGTCAAACAGATGACCGGACATCCCAACGAAGAAGACGTGGCTAAAGCCAAAGAGTTTGTGAAAAACGTGTTAGCTTAG
- a CDS encoding reductive dehalogenase, with amino-acid sequence MTEEKSTTSEHGFGEPGKIPEGFVYRDQKKRYPWWVKSTDRITVEVDTSKIEKPTTHMIQMAIIRRLQNPEASAGQRPSIIANIKKQAPGFTLPDVSMVSASQTFFQAGISIDGGIINEWRQIRELISGQVHNPEDLGTEPWQGSEIEASYMIEKAARHLSAAQIGFTALDLTWVRPGVEISSDVELPSFMEGKVLIPEAFKYIILVAGRVPLMAAANAPGALGSAADRTGYEEAHMAEEKLMNFIRGIGYKAVDIQFFNINPVPFAIMAGMGEMGRTNRVISPYFGGGIRFAMILTDLPLALDKPIDFGLQEFCRGCKKCARACPVGAISSDDDPSWEPMGPYSSTGKRVYYEDCEKCSAYTSSKGSYCGVCLASCPWNKLDETALHKIIRPLSAKLPSLSRYYAWFDDLFGYGLAAPDERKDWWEMPQKGAALAKE; translated from the coding sequence ATGACCGAAGAAAAGAGCACGACTTCAGAGCACGGTTTTGGAGAGCCCGGAAAAATCCCGGAGGGCTTTGTCTACCGGGACCAGAAAAAACGCTATCCCTGGTGGGTCAAGTCCACAGACAGGATTACGGTGGAGGTTGATACCTCAAAAATCGAAAAGCCCACTACCCACATGATTCAGATGGCCATCATACGCAGACTGCAGAATCCGGAAGCCTCTGCTGGCCAGAGGCCGAGCATTATCGCCAACATCAAAAAGCAGGCGCCCGGATTCACCCTGCCCGATGTTTCCATGGTTTCCGCCTCTCAGACTTTTTTTCAAGCAGGCATCAGTATCGACGGTGGGATCATCAACGAATGGCGGCAAATCCGGGAGCTTATAAGTGGTCAGGTGCACAACCCCGAGGATCTGGGCACGGAACCCTGGCAAGGCAGCGAGATCGAGGCCTCATACATGATCGAAAAGGCGGCCAGACACCTCAGCGCCGCCCAGATCGGCTTTACGGCCCTGGACCTGACTTGGGTCCGTCCCGGCGTTGAGATCAGTTCTGACGTGGAGCTGCCTTCGTTTATGGAAGGCAAGGTGCTGATACCCGAGGCTTTTAAGTACATCATCCTGGTCGCGGGGCGTGTTCCGCTCATGGCCGCAGCTAACGCGCCTGGCGCACTGGGCAGCGCGGCGGACCGCACCGGGTATGAAGAAGCCCACATGGCCGAGGAAAAGCTGATGAATTTTATCCGCGGTATCGGTTACAAGGCCGTTGACATTCAATTTTTCAACATAAATCCCGTACCCTTCGCCATCATGGCCGGTATGGGTGAGATGGGCCGCACCAACCGCGTCATATCACCCTATTTCGGAGGCGGGATCAGGTTTGCCATGATCCTGACCGACCTGCCCCTGGCCCTTGACAAGCCCATTGATTTCGGGCTTCAGGAGTTTTGTCGGGGCTGCAAAAAATGCGCACGTGCCTGCCCGGTTGGAGCCATCAGTAGTGACGACGATCCGTCCTGGGAGCCTATGGGCCCTTATTCATCAACCGGAAAAAGGGTGTACTATGAAGACTGTGAAAAATGCAGCGCATACACCTCCTCCAAAGGGTCCTACTGTGGAGTCTGTTTGGCCTCCTGTCCCTGGAACAAGCTGGATGAGACCGCGCTGCATAAAATAATAAGGCCGCTTTCGGCCAAGCTGCCTTCTCTCTCCAGGTACTATGCCTGGTTCGACGACCTGTTTGGATATGGGCTGGCCGCGCCTGATGAAAGAAAGGACTGGTGGGAGATGCCGCAGAAAGGAGCGGCCCTGGCAAAGGAGTAA